From Anabrus simplex isolate iqAnaSimp1 chromosome 11, ASM4041472v1, whole genome shotgun sequence, a single genomic window includes:
- the LOC136883207 gene encoding cytochrome P450 4V2, whose translation MRAWLGPLLFVGLLNAEDIECLMIKHRIINRDHYLMKVYAPILGNGLIMSRGEEWKKQRRIIAPTLHIKVVESYTEVFNKQANILITKLKQLADGRTFDVYELLSLCALDMVCESSMGINMDVQKDDSSKLGRTINKLIRMTAKRSLRPWLSLDSIYYWTAMGKEEKRNTKMLNNIGQMVISNKMKEFLGSESTSGSEEGKKKSFPVHYMSSKKEEGFSFSEKELCDAVNNIMFGGQETTSSTMSFTLMFLALHPQIQEEVYQELKDVFADDWKRPVEPEDVKRMEYLDRVIKETLRMVPPVVAYTREISEEVKLHTCTLPAGCSAVIFSYFNHRDPKYFPDPERFDPDRFLPERCRERHPYSYIPFGVGPRMCVGFKYAEIAMAVVLATVLKSYRVLPAMTQEALLQLEIGIVARPVSGFKIKMLPR comes from the exons ATGAGAGCCTGGTTGGGTCCATTATTGTTTGTGGGTCTTCTAAATGCTGAAGATATTGAATGCCTTATGATCAAACACAGAATAATTAATCGTGATCATTACCTCATGAAGGTGTACGCCCCAATCTTAGGAAATGGATTAATAATGTCTAGAGGAGAAGAATGGAAGAAGCAACGCAGGATCATTGCACCAACATTACACATCAAGGTTGTGGAGTCGTACACTGAGGTATTTAACAAACAAGCTAATATCTTGATCACGAAATTGAAACAACTAGCTGATGGACGAACATTTGATGTTTATGAACTACTGTCTTTATGTGCTCTCGATATGGTCTGTGAAAGTAGCATGGGCATTAATATGGATGTTCAGAAGGATGACAGCTCAAAATTGGGTAGAACTATAAACAAGCTGATACGAATGACTGCCAAACGTAGTCTGAGACCATGGCTGTCTTTGGACAGTATCTACTATTGGACAGCAATgggcaaggaagagaaaaggaacaCGAAGATGTTAAATAACATTGGCCAAATGGTGATATCAAATAAAATGAAGGAATTTCTTGGGAGTGAGTCAACTTCTGGTTCCGAAGAGGGGAAGAAGAAATCATTTCCAGTGCATTACATGAGCTCAAAAAAAGAAGAAGGATTTTCCTTTTCCGAGAAGGAGTTATGTGACGCTGTGAACAACATCATGTTCGGAGGACAAGAAACTACGTCAAGTACCATGAGCTTCACCTTAATGTTCTTAGCCCTCCACCCTCAGATCCAAGAAGAGGTCTACCAGGAGCTGAAGGATGTGTTCGCTGACGACTGGAAGCGGCCGGTGGAACCAGAGGACGTGAAACGAATGGAATATTTGGATAGAGTTATAAAG GAGACGCTGCGAATGGTACCACCGGTGGTGGCATATACTCGAGAAATATCCGAGGAGGTGAAACTGCACACCTGTACTCTTCCGGCTGGTTGCAGTGCAGTGATATTCAGTTATTTCAATCATCGAGACCCTAAATATTTCCCAGATCCAGAGCGGTTTGATCCAGACCGCTTCTTACCTGAGAGATGTAGAGAGCGACATCCCTACAGTTACATTCCATTTGGAGTAGGACCAAGGATGTGTGTTGGCTTCAAGTACGCTGAGATTGCCATGGCTGTTGTGTTGGCCACAGTTTTGAAGAGTTACCGAGTGTTACCTGCTATGACGCAGGAGGCTCTTCTGCAGCTGGAGATAGGAATAGTCGCCAGACCAGTCTCtggatttaaaataaaaatgcttcCACGTTGA